From a single Miscanthus floridulus cultivar M001 chromosome 8, ASM1932011v1, whole genome shotgun sequence genomic region:
- the LOC136468920 gene encoding uncharacterized protein: protein MEPSNRPPLNQERVQDLTVVRRPELLRAASSGDLLLLEQFLSKQDGGSARLAALARDVVDIHVEEAAAAAALCMPAAATDGASALHVVAASGDRQGYLDLARLVCCKAPELLLACDGNGDTPLHCAVRAGNAEMASLLIQQANGCDERKTMLRMTNKRGETALHEAVRFGHKTGLCMVKALMYHDKELARVVARDGTSSLYLAVSLHHSSIAFELISHDKELSYSGPLGQNALHPAVLQQQK from the coding sequence ATGGAGCCAAGTAATAGGCCGCCACTCAACCAGGAACGTGTGCAAGATCTCACCGTGGTCAGGCGACCTGAGCTCCTCAGGGCAGCAAGCTCCGGTGACCTGCTGCTGCTAGAGCAATTTCTCAGCAAACAAGACGGGGGATCAGCGCGGCTGGCTGCGTTGGCCCGCGACGTCGTCGACATTCACGTggaggaggccgccgccgccgcggcgctgtGCATGCCAGCTGCCGCGACCGACGGGGCCTCCGCACTCCATGTGGTGGCGGCCAGTGGGGACCGCCAGGGGTACCTGGACCTGGCACGGCTCGTCTGCTGCAAGGCCCCCGAGCTGCTGCTCGCGTGCGACGGCAACGGAGACACGCCGCTGCACTGCGCCGTGCGCGCGGGCAACGCTGAGATGGCCTCCCTCTTGATCCAGCAGGCCAACGGCTGCGACGAGAGGAAGACGATGCTGAGGATGACGAACAAGCGCGGGGAGACGGCCCTGCACGAGGCGGTCCGCTTTGGCCACAAGACGGGTCTGTGCATGGTCAAGGCGTTGATGTACCACGACAAGGAGCTGGCCCGTGTGGTTGCCAGGGACGGCACTTCGTCGTTGTACCTGGCCGTGTCGCTGCATCACAGCTCTATTGCTTTTGAGCTGATTTCTCACGACAAGGAGCTGTCCTACTCGGGCCCACTTGGACAGAATGCCTTACATCCGGCTGTCCTCCAGCAGCAAAAGTAA
- the LOC136468921 gene encoding protein ACCELERATED CELL DEATH 6-like, which yields MTQELLKLNIELTKQQDLSGSTPTHFAASADDPSLEFFLYVFVERTLEFYSLGIYFAPGNWLTRFYSCLNLPLYQLVHADPSSAFQRDNDGLFPVHVAASAGNLVAVIILLVRCPGCSGLRDSLGRTFLHVAVEKRSHNIVKFVRMRPEFNSILNIQDSRGNTALHLAILEGHLSIFQTLMTNPHVRLNLPNHDGKTPMDLAESRAPPGFYFGMHAQRRILGTLTFVNAQHGNSRRDRFKEKLVPKLDKAEESKKITEFAQIVGICSVLVATATFAVVFQLPGGLRTDDNDNSSSPYPSPSPAPSPGYPIGTPILAGKYAFDGFILANTLAFSCSAIATFSLVYCGMAAVDIEKRIKLVSISIALLNGAARSFCAAFAFALYLLLSPVEPATAIATATMTALVLLDAVRFLWLLFVDTVIVLKRGRGRGAAPLLKLTTAFIANMVYLFWPYIIIFSLLGGHNKSALHSR from the exons ATGACACAAGAGCTACTTAAATTGAACATAGAGCTGACCAAACAACAGGACCTCTCTGGAAGCACACCGACGCATTTCGCAGCATCAGCTGATGATCCTTCCCTCGAATTCTTCCTCTACGTCTTCGTGGAGAGGACCCTGGAATTCTACTCCTTGGGCATCTACTTTGCGCCGGGGAATTGGCTAACCAGATTCTACAGTTGCCTGAACCTTCCCCTCTACCAGCTGGTGCATGCCGATCCGTCGTCGGCGTTCCAGCGTGACAACGATGGGCTGTTCCCGGTTCACGTCGCTGCCTCGGCGGGCAACCTTGTCGCCGTCATCATCTTGCTCGTACGGTGCCCTGGCTGCAGCGGGCTGCGCGACTCTCTGGGAAGGACGTTCCTTCATGTCGCTGTGGAGAAGAGGAGCCACAACATCGTCAAGTTTGTGCGCATGAGACCTGAGTTCAACTCGATCCTGAATATACAGGACAGCCGAGGGAACACTGCTCTGCATCTTGCTATCCTTGAAGGACATCTGTCCATATTCCAGACTCTGATGACGAACCCACATGTTCGCCTCAACTTGCCCAATCATGACGGGAAAACCCCCATGGATCTTGCCGAGAGCAGAGCTCCACCAGGATTCTATTTCGGCATG CATGCACAGCGTAGGATTCTTGGCACGCTGACTTTTGTAAATGCTCAGCATGGGAACAGTCGCCGCGATCGTTTCAAAGAAAAACTCGTCCCGAAGCTAGACAAGGCCGAAGAGTCAAAGAAGATAACGGAGTTTGCACAGATCGTCGGCATCTGCTCGGTGCTTGTCGCGACGGCGACATTCGCGGTAGTCTTCCAATTGCCCGGCGGACTGAGGACTGATGACAATGACAATAGCTCATCTCCatatccatctccatctccagctccatctCCAGGTTACCCCATCGGAACACCGATACTGGCCGGGAAATATGCTTTCGACGGTTTTATTCTCGCCAACACATTAGCTTTCAGCTGCTCCGCTATAGCCACCTTCAGCCTCGTCTACTGCGGGATGGCCGCAGTCGACATAGAGAAGCGGATCAAGCTGGTGTCCATCTCGATCGCATTGCTCAACGGCGCGGCGAGGAGCTTCTGCGCCGCCTTCGCCTTTGCGCTCTACCTGCTGCTTTCTCCCGTGGAGCCGGCGACCGCCATTGCCACGGCCACGATGACGGCGCTTGTGTTGCTCGACGCAGTCCGCTTCTTGTGGCTGCTGTTCGTTGACACGGTGATCGTgctaaagagagggagagggagaggcgccGCGCCACTGCTCAAGTTAACAACTGCATTCATTGCCAACATGGTCTATCTCTTCTGGCCCTACATCATAATCTTTAGCCTACTGGGAGGTCACAACAAAAGCGCGTTGCACTCCAGGTGA